A single Calidifontibacter indicus DNA region contains:
- a CDS encoding LysR family transcriptional regulator, producing the protein MSNIDRGDISSADLNLLVVFDAVMREGSISAAAQVLHRSQPAVSASVARLRRQFGDELFVRTRTGVRPTPVAIEVYRWVSPGLDYLRRAVLGEASFDPERDRRDFVVGMSDDVEAALLPHVLDRTREFAGVRVLSRPASSATAVEMIDVGEIELAVGAATVTDAHHRTRRLFASGHSCIFNPRLLPLPSELSLEEYLDAPHLLISFDGRRGVVDDVLDGMARTRTVVGSTAQFASAAIQSATLPVLCTMPTHAALRFAAALDLTVCEPPIPLPHYDINLIWHAAAGADPAHEWFREVVVDAVDRFVSGGDSPAARG; encoded by the coding sequence ATGTCGAATATCGACCGCGGTGATATCAGCTCGGCCGACCTCAATCTGCTCGTGGTCTTCGATGCGGTCATGCGAGAGGGGAGCATCAGCGCTGCCGCGCAGGTGCTGCACCGCAGCCAGCCGGCGGTGAGTGCCTCGGTGGCGCGGTTGCGGCGCCAGTTCGGTGACGAGTTGTTCGTCCGCACCCGCACCGGGGTCCGTCCGACACCCGTGGCGATCGAGGTGTACCGCTGGGTGTCGCCCGGCCTGGATTACCTGCGGCGGGCGGTGCTGGGCGAGGCGTCGTTCGACCCCGAGCGCGACCGACGCGACTTCGTGGTGGGCATGTCGGACGACGTCGAGGCTGCGTTGCTGCCCCACGTGTTGGATCGGACGCGTGAGTTCGCGGGGGTGCGGGTGCTGTCGCGTCCCGCCTCCAGTGCCACCGCCGTCGAGATGATCGACGTCGGGGAGATCGAACTCGCGGTCGGTGCGGCGACGGTGACCGACGCACACCATCGCACCCGGCGGCTGTTCGCAAGCGGCCACTCGTGCATCTTCAACCCGCGCCTGCTGCCGCTGCCGAGTGAGCTGTCGCTGGAGGAGTACCTCGATGCGCCGCACCTGCTCATCTCGTTCGACGGTCGCCGGGGAGTCGTCGACGACGTGCTCGACGGGATGGCGCGCACCCGCACCGTCGTCGGATCGACCGCGCAGTTTGCCAGTGCCGCAATCCAATCGGCCACGCTGCCGGTGCTCTGCACGATGCCGACCCATGCGGCGCTGCGGTTCGCTGCGGCGCTCGACCTGACCGTGTGCGAGCCGCCGATCCCGTTGCCGCACTACGACATCAACCTGATCTGGCATGCGGCCGCGGGTGCCGACCCTGCACACGAGTGGTTTCGTGAGGTGGTTGTCGATGCGGTCGATCGCTTCGTGTCGGGAGGCGACTCTCCTGCTGCTCGCGGCTGA
- a CDS encoding carbon-nitrogen hydrolase family protein gives MTAPESSNKTSITVAAVQAAAPLFDRAAALDKAISLITRAHTELGAELIVLPEGFLGGYPKGLDFGITVGSRTPEGRDLFRRYADAALEVPGEEVTAIGDLTRELSCHAVVGAIERRHGTLYCVALHFGPQGYIGLHRKLMPTAGERYLWGQGDGSTMPVIDTGDVRFGAAICWENYMPLFRASMYAKDVDIWCAPTVDDREVWLSTMRHIALEGRCFVVSAAQFQTRANYPDDVIPVQGNSPETVLIDGGSVIVSPLGEVLAGPLRGAEGILSAELDLDDLTRARFDFDPVGHYARPDIFTLTTDETARLT, from the coding sequence ATGACCGCCCCCGAATCCTCGAACAAGACCTCGATCACGGTCGCCGCCGTGCAGGCGGCCGCCCCGCTCTTCGACCGCGCCGCCGCGCTGGATAAGGCCATCTCCCTCATCACCCGGGCGCACACCGAACTCGGCGCCGAACTGATCGTGCTGCCCGAGGGCTTCCTGGGCGGGTATCCGAAGGGCCTCGACTTCGGCATCACGGTCGGCAGCCGCACCCCCGAAGGGCGAGATCTCTTCCGCCGCTACGCCGATGCGGCGCTCGAGGTGCCGGGCGAAGAGGTCACCGCGATCGGCGACCTCACCCGGGAGCTGAGCTGCCACGCCGTCGTCGGCGCGATCGAGCGCCGCCACGGAACGCTCTACTGTGTCGCGCTCCACTTCGGCCCGCAGGGCTACATCGGGTTGCACCGCAAGCTCATGCCGACCGCCGGCGAGCGCTACCTGTGGGGCCAGGGCGACGGGTCGACGATGCCGGTGATCGACACCGGCGACGTACGTTTCGGCGCTGCCATCTGCTGGGAGAACTACATGCCGCTGTTCCGAGCGTCGATGTACGCCAAGGACGTCGACATCTGGTGCGCGCCGACCGTCGACGACCGCGAGGTCTGGCTCTCGACGATGCGCCACATCGCGCTCGAAGGACGCTGTTTCGTCGTGAGCGCCGCACAGTTCCAGACCCGCGCCAACTACCCGGACGACGTCATCCCGGTGCAAGGCAACAGCCCGGAGACCGTCTTGATCGACGGCGGATCGGTGATCGTTTCGCCGCTGGGCGAGGTGCTGGCCGGACCGCTGCGCGGTGCGGAGGGAATCTTGTCCGCCGAACTCGACCTCGATGACCTCACCCGCGCCAGGTTCGACTTCGACCCCGTCGGTCACTATGCGCGACCCGACATCTTCACGCTCACCACCGACGAGACCGCCCGCCTGACCTGA
- a CDS encoding YnfA family protein, translating to MTVVKSLLLFAVAALCEIGGAWLVWQAVREQRGWLWAGAGVIALGVYGFVATLQPDANFGRILAAYGGVFVAGSLLWAVVVDRFRPDRYDLIGALVCLIGVAVIMYAPRGA from the coding sequence ATGACCGTCGTGAAGTCGCTCCTACTGTTCGCCGTCGCTGCGTTGTGCGAGATCGGTGGCGCATGGCTGGTCTGGCAAGCGGTGCGTGAGCAGCGCGGCTGGCTGTGGGCGGGCGCCGGCGTGATCGCATTGGGCGTTTACGGGTTCGTCGCCACCTTGCAGCCCGACGCCAACTTCGGTCGCATCCTCGCGGCGTACGGCGGTGTCTTCGTGGCCGGTTCGCTGCTGTGGGCGGTCGTGGTCGACCGCTTCCGCCCCGACCGCTACGACCTCATCGGCGCGCTCGTCTGCCTGATCGGCGTGGCCGTGATCATGTACGCCCCCCGCGGCGCCTGA
- a CDS encoding sensor histidine kinase, which produces MSSQEQVTIVLAVGAALVVLLLWQVLRRRNLQQGFVSERDRATYETLHTASLAGRHLSGGLDESGAERALPHLRELLATPALALTGRRRILAWDGVGDHHRDQVHDAAVEHLGDGKVAVVNTLECNDPDCQVRSAVLAPIRVRDSIVGQLVALGEHPSAGLSRATEEVAGWIATQVELADLSADRTRAMEAELRALRAQISPHFIYNSLGAIASFVRTDPDRARELLLEFADFTRYALRQGGASTTVAEELRNVERYLVLEQARFGERLQLQMKVAPEALPTRVPYLAIQPLVENAVRHGLAPKAGTGTVVLTARDVGAEAEISVEDDGVGSDPERIQQVLDGETRTDSVGLGNVDARLRQTYGDEHGLVVETASGAGMKVTFRVPKFAPDA; this is translated from the coding sequence ATGAGCAGCCAGGAGCAGGTGACGATCGTGCTCGCGGTCGGAGCGGCACTCGTGGTGCTGCTGCTGTGGCAGGTGCTGCGGCGCCGCAACCTGCAGCAGGGGTTCGTCAGCGAGCGCGACCGCGCCACCTACGAGACGCTGCACACCGCCTCGCTGGCCGGTCGACACCTCAGCGGCGGTCTCGACGAGAGCGGCGCCGAACGCGCCCTGCCCCACCTGCGCGAACTGCTCGCCACCCCTGCGCTCGCCCTCACCGGACGCCGACGCATCCTGGCCTGGGACGGCGTCGGCGACCATCACCGCGACCAGGTGCACGATGCCGCGGTCGAGCACCTCGGCGACGGCAAGGTCGCCGTCGTCAACACGCTCGAGTGCAACGACCCCGACTGCCAGGTGCGTTCGGCGGTGCTGGCACCAATTCGGGTTCGAGACAGCATTGTCGGGCAACTGGTCGCTCTCGGCGAACACCCGAGCGCCGGCCTCAGCCGAGCCACCGAGGAGGTTGCCGGCTGGATTGCCACCCAGGTCGAGCTCGCCGACCTGTCGGCCGACCGCACCCGGGCGATGGAGGCGGAGTTGCGCGCCTTGCGGGCGCAGATCAGTCCGCACTTCATCTACAACAGCCTCGGTGCGATCGCGTCGTTCGTGCGCACCGACCCCGACCGTGCCCGCGAATTGCTGCTGGAGTTCGCCGACTTCACCCGTTACGCCCTGCGGCAGGGCGGCGCCTCGACGACCGTTGCCGAGGAACTGCGCAATGTGGAGCGCTATCTCGTGCTCGAGCAGGCGAGGTTCGGCGAGCGGCTGCAGCTGCAGATGAAGGTGGCACCGGAGGCGTTGCCGACCCGCGTGCCCTACCTCGCGATCCAGCCGCTGGTCGAGAACGCGGTGCGGCACGGCCTGGCGCCGAAGGCCGGCACCGGCACGGTCGTGCTCACCGCTCGCGACGTCGGCGCCGAGGCGGAGATCAGCGTCGAGGACGACGGTGTCGGCAGCGATCCCGAACGCATCCAGCAGGTGCTCGACGGCGAGACCCGAACCGACTCGGTGGGTCTCGGCAATGTCGACGCCCGACTGCGCCAGACGTACGGCGACGAACACGGCCTGGTTGTCGAAACCGCATCCGGCGCCGGAATGAAGGTGACCTTCCGGGTGCCGAAGTTCGCCCCGGACGCTTAA
- a CDS encoding LytR/AlgR family response regulator transcription factor produces MSPVPLSVLVVDDETPARSEMAWLLEQDEWIATIHQAASGGEALDLLHSTPIDVVFSDINMPGLGGMQLARVIARLPERPQVVLVTAYDEYAVDAFEIDVVDYVMKPVRPERLALAVTRCVGSSTPPATPDDERIPVDRGGVTRFVNRSDVRFVQAMGDYAELHTPDGTHLIRVPLNTLEERWAAAGFVRIHRSTLVCTRFVSELHMDDGRCTVTVDGTPLQVSRRHTRELRKHLLQGGDGDQ; encoded by the coding sequence GTGTCACCGGTGCCACTGTCCGTCCTCGTCGTCGACGACGAGACTCCCGCGCGCTCTGAGATGGCCTGGCTGCTCGAACAGGACGAGTGGATCGCCACGATCCACCAGGCGGCCAGCGGCGGCGAAGCCCTCGACCTGCTGCACTCCACCCCGATCGACGTCGTCTTCAGCGACATCAACATGCCGGGCCTCGGCGGCATGCAGCTCGCCCGGGTGATCGCCCGCCTGCCCGAGCGCCCACAGGTCGTGCTGGTGACCGCCTACGACGAGTACGCGGTCGACGCGTTCGAGATCGACGTCGTCGACTACGTGATGAAGCCGGTGCGTCCCGAGCGCCTTGCCCTCGCTGTCACCCGTTGCGTGGGCAGCAGCACGCCGCCGGCCACCCCGGACGACGAACGCATCCCGGTCGACCGCGGCGGTGTCACCCGCTTCGTCAACCGGTCGGACGTGCGCTTCGTGCAGGCGATGGGCGACTACGCCGAACTCCACACCCCCGACGGCACACACCTCATCCGCGTCCCACTGAACACCCTCGAGGAGCGTTGGGCCGCAGCCGGATTCGTGCGCATCCACCGGTCGACGCTGGTTTGCACGAGGTTCGTCAGCGAGCTGCACATGGACGACGGACGGTGCACGGTCACCGTCGACGGCACCCCGTTGCAGGTGAGCCGGCGCCACACCCGCGAACTGCGCAAGCATCTGTTGCAAGGCGGTGACGGCGACCAGTGA
- a CDS encoding cation acetate symporter yields MTSGWALAAIALVCVTTSAIGLLGLRFTRGTSDFYVAGRTVTPWRNASAIGGEYLSAASFPGVAALMYDRGLDTLWLPVGYTVGYLVLLVLVAAPLRRSGAYTLPDFAELRLDSRIARTVCSVFVIGIGWLYLIPQLQGAGLVLRHVTGWPQSVGTVVVAALVAFNVALAGMRSITLVQAVQYWLKLTALVVPAFVMLAVWFRDGRPAAVADSTWWDPLTSTGNDGSLYGTYSVLLALCLGSMGLPHVVVRFYTNPTGREARRTTVAVLALLGAFYVWPPAYGWLGRVYLSPGTAGERDTMVLRLPESVVSTGVAQALGAMLAAGAFAAFLSTSSGLLMAVSGVLDQDIARPLQRRWRPSLQPSRSFRAAVLVATLVPFAVAVLGGTFGISLVVGYAFAIASATFAPLLLLGVWWRGLSRKGALAGVLVGGLGTSISAATMLARPDLVSGTVRQLLVDPAAWATPLAVFVMVVVSLMTPGSIPASTARTLTRLHVLEAVALGDLNADPRAESEREGRATGH; encoded by the coding sequence ATGACCTCGGGGTGGGCCCTCGCCGCGATTGCGCTGGTGTGCGTGACCACCTCGGCGATCGGCCTGCTCGGGCTGCGCTTCACCCGCGGCACCAGCGACTTCTACGTGGCCGGTCGCACCGTCACCCCGTGGCGCAATGCCAGCGCCATCGGCGGCGAATACCTCTCGGCCGCAAGCTTCCCCGGCGTCGCGGCACTGATGTACGACCGCGGCCTCGACACCCTCTGGCTGCCGGTCGGCTACACCGTGGGTTACCTGGTGTTGCTCGTGCTGGTCGCCGCTCCCCTGCGCCGCAGCGGCGCCTACACGCTGCCCGACTTCGCCGAACTGCGCCTCGACAGCCGCATCGCCCGCACCGTCTGCTCGGTGTTCGTCATCGGCATCGGCTGGCTCTACCTGATCCCCCAACTCCAGGGCGCCGGGCTCGTGCTGCGCCATGTCACCGGATGGCCGCAATCGGTCGGCACGGTCGTCGTCGCGGCGCTCGTGGCGTTCAACGTCGCCCTCGCCGGAATGCGCTCGATCACCTTGGTGCAGGCGGTGCAGTACTGGCTGAAGTTGACCGCGCTGGTGGTGCCCGCGTTCGTCATGCTCGCCGTGTGGTTTCGCGACGGCCGACCGGCGGCGGTCGCCGACAGCACCTGGTGGGACCCCCTGACCTCGACCGGAAACGACGGCAGCCTCTACGGCACCTACTCGGTGCTGCTGGCGTTGTGCCTCGGCAGCATGGGGCTGCCGCACGTCGTCGTACGCTTCTACACCAATCCCACCGGCCGCGAGGCCCGCCGGACGACGGTCGCGGTGCTCGCGCTGCTCGGCGCGTTCTACGTGTGGCCGCCGGCGTACGGCTGGCTCGGGCGGGTCTACCTGTCACCGGGCACCGCAGGTGAGCGGGACACGATGGTGTTGCGCCTGCCCGAATCGGTGGTCTCGACCGGTGTCGCGCAGGCCCTCGGCGCCATGCTCGCGGCCGGCGCGTTCGCGGCATTCCTGTCGACGTCGTCCGGCCTGCTCATGGCGGTGTCCGGGGTGCTCGACCAAGACATCGCCCGCCCGCTGCAGCGGCGGTGGCGGCCGAGCCTGCAACCGAGCCGGTCGTTCCGGGCGGCGGTGCTGGTGGCGACCCTGGTGCCGTTCGCGGTGGCAGTGCTCGGCGGCACCTTCGGCATCTCGCTCGTCGTCGGCTACGCCTTCGCGATCGCCTCGGCCACCTTCGCGCCGCTGTTGCTGCTCGGCGTCTGGTGGCGCGGGCTGTCGCGCAAGGGCGCCCTGGCCGGGGTGTTGGTGGGCGGTCTCGGCACGTCGATCTCGGCAGCGACCATGCTCGCCCGACCCGACCTCGTGTCGGGCACCGTCCGGCAGTTGCTGGTGGATCCCGCGGCATGGGCGACCCCGCTTGCCGTGTTCGTGATGGTCGTCGTGTCGCTCATGACCCCAGGCAGCATTCCCGCCTCGACCGCGCGCACCCTCACCCGGCTGCACGTGCTCGAGGCGGTCGCGCTCGGCGACCTGAATGCAGACCCGAGAGCCGAGAGCGAGCGCGAGGGACGCGCCACCGGTCACTGA
- a CDS encoding DUF485 domain-containing protein, giving the protein MSNDPAPQVDDRYIAVQQSPEFAELRRKFRGFVFPVTAFFLAWYFLFVLLSIYAPDFMGTKVLGNINIGILMGLGQFVTTFAITFWYARWASREFDPKADAIGAALSTGKDH; this is encoded by the coding sequence GTGAGCAACGACCCTGCTCCACAGGTCGATGACCGCTACATCGCGGTCCAGCAGTCCCCCGAGTTCGCCGAGCTTCGTCGCAAGTTCCGCGGGTTCGTCTTCCCGGTCACGGCGTTCTTCCTGGCCTGGTACTTCCTGTTCGTGCTGCTGTCGATCTACGCGCCCGACTTCATGGGCACCAAGGTCCTCGGCAACATCAACATCGGCATCCTCATGGGGCTCGGCCAGTTCGTCACCACCTTCGCGATCACCTTCTGGTACGCGCGGTGGGCGAGCCGCGAGTTCGACCCGAAGGCCGACGCGATCGGCGCCGCCCTCAGCACCGGCAAGGACCACTGA
- a CDS encoding solute symporter family protein — translation MTRSIQSLAAAGSTVGNATLNIAIFAVFVLVTLTIVIKVAAGNKTAGQMYTGGAAFSGKQNGLAIAGDYLSAASFLGIAGAIALQGYDGFLYSIGFLVAWLVALLLVAELMRNTGRFTMADVLSYRLKQRPVRLAAATSALCVSFFYLLAQMAGAGGLVSLLLGVSGAAAQNIVIAVVGVIMVLYVMIGGMKGTTWVQMIKAVLLIAATFVMTLWVLGKYGFNISHLFDAAVKENPTAGEKLLSPGLKYGKTDETKLDFVSLALALVLGTAGLPHVLQRFYTVPTSKQARKSVEWAIWLIGGFYLLTLVIGYGAGALVGPEKINAAPGKANAAAPLLAFELGGSPLLGIVSGIAFATILAVVAGLTITTSATFAHDIYNQVIKRGKASPESEVKVARIAALVGGVVAILGGMLAKDQNIAFLVALAFAVAASANLPTILYSLFWKRFNTRGAVWSIYGGLITAVGLIIFSPVVSGKGADPKTGKTLSMLPADIDFHWFPLDNPGIVSIPVGFFLGWLGSVTSKEFNAAKYAEMEVRSLTGHGVAEAIEH, via the coding sequence ATGACGCGATCCATCCAGTCCCTCGCCGCTGCCGGCAGCACCGTCGGCAACGCCACCCTCAACATCGCGATCTTCGCGGTCTTCGTGCTGGTGACGCTCACCATCGTCATCAAGGTGGCCGCGGGCAACAAGACCGCCGGGCAGATGTACACCGGTGGCGCCGCGTTCTCCGGCAAGCAGAACGGCCTCGCCATCGCCGGCGACTACCTGTCGGCCGCGTCGTTCCTCGGCATCGCCGGCGCCATCGCACTGCAGGGCTACGACGGCTTCCTGTACTCCATCGGATTCCTCGTCGCGTGGCTCGTCGCACTGCTGCTCGTCGCCGAACTCATGCGCAACACCGGCCGGTTCACGATGGCGGACGTGCTGTCGTACCGCCTCAAGCAGCGTCCGGTGCGTCTTGCCGCCGCCACGTCGGCATTGTGCGTCTCGTTCTTCTACCTGCTCGCCCAGATGGCCGGCGCCGGTGGCCTGGTGTCGCTGCTGCTCGGCGTCAGCGGCGCCGCCGCCCAGAACATCGTCATCGCCGTCGTCGGCGTGATCATGGTGCTCTACGTGATGATCGGCGGCATGAAGGGCACCACCTGGGTGCAGATGATCAAGGCCGTGCTGCTCATCGCCGCCACCTTCGTGATGACCCTCTGGGTGCTCGGCAAGTACGGCTTCAACATCAGCCACCTGTTCGACGCCGCGGTGAAGGAGAACCCGACGGCCGGCGAGAAGCTGCTGTCGCCCGGTCTGAAGTACGGCAAGACCGACGAGACCAAGCTCGACTTCGTCTCCCTCGCCCTCGCTCTCGTACTCGGCACCGCGGGCCTGCCGCACGTGCTGCAGCGTTTCTACACCGTGCCCACGAGCAAGCAGGCGCGTAAGTCGGTCGAGTGGGCCATCTGGCTGATCGGCGGGTTCTACCTGCTGACCCTGGTCATCGGTTACGGCGCCGGCGCGCTCGTCGGCCCGGAGAAGATCAACGCCGCGCCCGGCAAAGCGAATGCCGCTGCACCGTTGCTCGCTTTCGAACTCGGCGGCTCGCCGCTGCTCGGCATCGTGTCGGGCATCGCGTTCGCGACGATCCTCGCGGTGGTCGCGGGGCTCACGATCACCACCAGTGCCACCTTCGCGCACGACATCTACAACCAGGTGATCAAGCGCGGCAAGGCCTCGCCGGAGTCGGAGGTGAAGGTGGCGCGCATCGCCGCCCTCGTCGGTGGTGTCGTCGCGATCCTCGGCGGAATGCTCGCCAAGGACCAGAACATCGCGTTCCTCGTCGCCCTGGCCTTCGCGGTCGCCGCGAGCGCCAACCTGCCGACGATCCTCTACTCGCTGTTCTGGAAGCGGTTCAACACCCGCGGCGCGGTGTGGAGCATCTACGGCGGCTTGATCACCGCGGTCGGTCTGATCATCTTCAGCCCCGTGGTGAGCGGCAAGGGCGCCGACCCGAAGACCGGCAAGACCCTGTCGATGCTGCCGGCGGACATCGACTTCCACTGGTTCCCGCTCGACAACCCCGGCATCGTCTCCATCCCGGTCGGGTTCTTCCTCGGCTGGTTGGGCAGCGTCACGAGCAAGGAGTTCAACGCCGCCAAGTACGCCGAGATGGAGGTGCGTTCTCTCACCGGACACGGGGTTGCCGAGGCGATCGAACACTAG
- the acs gene encoding acetate--CoA ligase, with protein MRIVSDTSYAPDANFAAGANGKQELFDAAAADFEGFWADQARERITWAKPFSQTLDWSNAPFAKWFADGQLNVAYNCVDRHVEAGNGDRVAIHFEGDQGDTRTITYADLQKEVSKTANALSELGIGKGDRVAIYMPMIPETVFTMLACARLGAPHSVVFGGFSADALHTRIVDADATVVVTTDGQWRRGKPAPLKAAVDESLTRGEHPVKHVLVVKRTDSEVRWNDDIDKWWHDVVDRQSDQHTPEPVDAEHPLFILYTSGTTGKPKGILHTSGGYLTQAAYTNSIVHDVHPESDVYWCTADVGWVTGHSYIVYGPLANGATQVLYEGTPDTPHQGRWWEIVQKYGVTILYTAPTAIRTFMKWGAEIPAKYDLSSIRVLGSVGEPINPEAWRWYRKNIGGDKAPIVDTWWQTETGAIMISPLPGLTTLEPGSAQRPIPGISAEILDDEGNPLTEPEQVGYLVLTKPWPSMLRTIWGDDQRYQDTYWSRFGPKYYFAGDGAKYDADGNIWLLGRVDDVMNVSGHRLSTAEIESALVSHESVAEAAVVGASDETTGQAVCAFVILREGFADNGDDTVQELRNHVAKEIGPIAKPRQIMVVPELPKTRSGKIMRRLLKDVAENREVGDVTTLADSTVMNLIQAGLKKD; from the coding sequence ATGAGAATTGTGAGCGACACCAGCTACGCACCCGATGCGAACTTCGCCGCCGGCGCCAACGGAAAGCAGGAGCTTTTCGACGCGGCCGCAGCAGACTTCGAGGGCTTCTGGGCCGACCAGGCCCGCGAGCGGATCACCTGGGCGAAGCCCTTCAGCCAGACTCTCGACTGGAGCAACGCACCGTTCGCGAAGTGGTTCGCCGACGGTCAGCTCAACGTCGCTTACAACTGCGTCGACCGGCACGTCGAGGCGGGGAACGGCGATCGGGTCGCGATCCACTTCGAGGGCGACCAGGGCGACACCCGCACGATCACCTACGCCGACCTACAGAAGGAAGTCAGCAAGACGGCAAATGCGTTGTCGGAGTTGGGTATCGGCAAGGGCGACCGGGTCGCGATCTACATGCCGATGATCCCCGAGACCGTGTTCACGATGCTCGCGTGCGCCCGCCTCGGCGCGCCGCACTCGGTGGTCTTCGGCGGGTTCTCCGCCGACGCGCTCCACACCCGCATCGTCGACGCCGACGCGACCGTCGTCGTCACCACCGACGGCCAGTGGCGCCGCGGCAAGCCGGCCCCGCTGAAGGCCGCCGTCGACGAGTCGCTCACCCGCGGTGAGCACCCGGTGAAGCACGTGCTCGTCGTGAAGCGCACCGACTCGGAGGTGCGGTGGAACGACGACATCGACAAGTGGTGGCACGACGTCGTAGACCGCCAGTCCGACCAGCACACCCCCGAGCCGGTCGACGCCGAACACCCGCTGTTCATCCTTTACACCTCCGGCACGACCGGGAAGCCGAAGGGCATCCTGCACACGTCCGGCGGCTACCTGACGCAGGCGGCCTACACCAACTCGATCGTGCACGACGTGCACCCCGAGTCGGACGTCTACTGGTGCACCGCCGATGTGGGCTGGGTGACCGGCCACTCCTACATCGTCTATGGGCCGTTGGCGAACGGCGCGACGCAGGTGCTCTACGAGGGCACCCCCGACACCCCGCACCAGGGTCGTTGGTGGGAGATCGTGCAGAAGTACGGCGTGACCATCCTCTACACCGCGCCCACCGCGATCCGCACCTTCATGAAGTGGGGCGCCGAGATCCCCGCGAAGTACGACCTGAGCTCGATCCGCGTGCTCGGCTCGGTCGGCGAGCCGATCAACCCGGAGGCGTGGCGCTGGTACCGCAAGAACATCGGCGGCGACAAGGCACCGATCGTCGACACCTGGTGGCAGACCGAGACCGGCGCGATCATGATCTCGCCGCTGCCCGGCCTCACCACCCTCGAGCCGGGTTCGGCGCAGCGTCCGATCCCCGGCATTTCCGCCGAGATCCTCGACGACGAGGGCAACCCGCTCACCGAACCCGAGCAGGTCGGCTACCTGGTGCTCACCAAGCCGTGGCCGAGCATGTTGCGCACCATCTGGGGCGACGACCAGCGCTACCAGGACACCTACTGGAGCCGCTTCGGTCCGAAGTACTACTTCGCCGGTGACGGCGCGAAGTACGACGCCGACGGCAACATCTGGTTGCTCGGACGCGTCGACGACGTGATGAACGTGTCGGGCCACCGACTCTCCACCGCGGAGATCGAATCCGCCCTGGTGTCACACGAATCCGTGGCCGAGGCCGCTGTCGTGGGCGCGTCGGACGAGACCACCGGCCAGGCGGTCTGCGCGTTCGTGATCCTGCGCGAGGGCTTCGCCGACAACGGAGACGACACCGTGCAGGAACTGCGCAACCACGTCGCCAAGGAGATCGGCCCGATCGCCAAGCCGCGCCAGATCATGGTCGTGCCGGAGTTGCCGAAGACCCGGTCGGGCAAGATCATGCGCCGCCTGCTCAAGGACGTCGCCGAGAACCGCGAGGTCGGTGACGTCACCACGCTGGCCGACTCCACGGTGATGAACCTCATCCAGGCCGGCCTCAAGAAGGACTGA
- a CDS encoding hemolysin family protein produces MSLLFSLLLLLGNAFFVGAEFSVMAARRSQLEPLAAQGSKRARSAIEALENVSSLLACAQLGITVCSVLLGAVAEDALHHLLAGPMHSLGMPEGAADIVALVLALLIVVYLHVVLGEMVPKNLAIAGPDRAALVLAPPLLWITRALRPLIRALEAIAKFAVRRLGIEPKDEMASTFSAEEMEIIVEESHREGLIEAAQQERVRGALEFTDRVASDVAVPIDELVTLKVGCTPADVEKRVAKRGFSRFPLVDASGALAGYVHLKDVLYARDELYDEPVPPRRIRRLATVSPGAEVEDVLLTMQRTGSHLARVVDPAGTATGVVFLEDVLEELVGEVTDSTQR; encoded by the coding sequence GTGAGCCTGCTGTTCTCGTTGCTCCTGTTGCTCGGCAACGCCTTCTTCGTCGGCGCCGAGTTCTCGGTGATGGCGGCCCGGCGCTCGCAGCTCGAACCACTGGCGGCCCAGGGCTCCAAGCGGGCCCGATCGGCGATCGAGGCGTTGGAGAACGTCTCCTCGTTGTTGGCCTGCGCGCAGCTGGGCATCACGGTCTGTTCGGTGCTGCTCGGTGCCGTGGCCGAAGACGCCCTGCACCACCTGCTCGCCGGGCCGATGCATTCGCTCGGGATGCCCGAGGGTGCCGCCGACATCGTCGCGCTCGTGCTCGCGCTGCTGATCGTGGTCTACCTGCACGTGGTGCTCGGCGAGATGGTGCCGAAGAACCTCGCGATCGCCGGGCCCGACCGCGCCGCACTCGTCCTCGCGCCGCCGCTGCTGTGGATCACGCGCGCCCTGCGCCCCCTGATCCGTGCGCTGGAAGCGATCGCGAAGTTCGCCGTCCGCCGGCTCGGTATCGAGCCCAAGGACGAGATGGCATCGACCTTCTCGGCCGAGGAGATGGAGATCATCGTCGAGGAGTCGCACCGAGAGGGTCTCATCGAGGCGGCGCAGCAGGAACGCGTGCGGGGCGCACTGGAGTTCACCGACCGGGTCGCTTCCGACGTCGCCGTGCCGATCGACGAACTCGTCACCCTCAAGGTCGGGTGCACCCCGGCCGATGTAGAGAAACGGGTCGCCAAGCGCGGCTTCTCGCGCTTCCCGCTGGTCGACGCCTCGGGCGCGCTGGCCGGGTATGTGCACCTCAAGGACGTGCTCTACGCCCGTGACGAGTTGTACGACGAGCCGGTGCCGCCGCGCCGCATCCGCCGCTTGGCGACGGTGAGCCCGGGCGCCGAGGTGGAGGACGTGCTGCTGACGATGCAGCGCACCGGGTCGCACCTCGCGCGGGTCGTCGACCCGGCCGGCACCGCCACCGGTGTGGTGTTCCTGGAGGACGTGCTCGAGGAACTGGTCGGTGAGGTCACCGACTCGACCCAGCGCTGA